A single window of Vigna unguiculata cultivar IT97K-499-35 chromosome 1, ASM411807v1, whole genome shotgun sequence DNA harbors:
- the LOC114173148 gene encoding dirigent protein 21-like: MEELTTMGLPLRFLFFLSLALFSTLPNHLQASFSHESHIELPSETQRSSQKQTHLHFFYHDLRSAKNPSIVQIVATPKNVPNGFGSTFVMDDPMTEGPDLSSKPVGRAQGLFGLASLNDLGMFMLINFAFTEGDYAGSSLSMLGRNPISEQNREMPIVGGTGVFRFATGYAIANSVDQISTPEHFVVEYNVTVRHG, translated from the coding sequence ATGGAAGAGCTAACAACAATGGGTCTTCCTCTTAGATTCTTGTTCTTTCTCTCTCTCGCTCTGTTCTCCACACTCCCAAACCATCTTCAAGCATCGTTCTCTCACGAATCCCACATCGAACTTCCATCAGAAACTCAGCGTTCTTCGCAGAAACAGACTCACCTTCACTTCTTCTACCATGATCTTCGAAGCGCCAAGAACCCCTCCATTGTGCAGATCGTGGCCACCCCCAAGAACGTCCCCAACGGCTTCGGCTCCACTTTCGTCATGGACGATCCCATGACGGAAGGCCCGGACCTCAGCTCCAAGCCCGTTGGGAGGGCCCAGGGGCTTTTTGGCCTGGCCTCTCTCAACGACCTGGGCATGTTCATGCTCATCAATTTCGCTTTCACGGAAGGGGACTACGCCGGAAGCTCCTTGAGCATGCTCGGCCGGAACCCCATATCGGAGCAGAACAGAGAGATGCCCATCGTCGGTGGCACCGGCGTGTTCAGGTTCGCCACCGGCTATGCTATAGCCAACAGTGTCGATCAAATTTCTACCCCCGAGCATTTTGTGGTGGAGTACAATGTCACTGTGCGCCATGGTTAA
- the LOC114187335 gene encoding scarecrow-like protein 3 — MNGEDRDKYLARILNACAKFIESGSIMNADTGLDYIAHIASPYGDAMQRVATYVSEGLAFQVLKNLQGVPKAVNLSKTMSTSEEQLVKKTFYDLYPFLKTAYVITSHAIAEAVEGEEVIHVIDLCASDAAQWIYLMHRLKESLRSPSVLKITGIHEKREILEQVDTQLRVEAKSLNFKLEFNAIVSSLENLDLEELPVQKGEALAISSVLQLHTLLATDDAVVCIRSSQEEPMHQRTFAEMLGKQKTYPSSESSLLQLPLCSTSTKMMHFLKGLWKLQPRVMVVTEQESNVNGSLTERVDKALDFYGALFNCLESTVSTTLVQRNIMERTLLGQEIKNIVAGEGVERKERHEKLETWIPKLEMAGFGKRHISHHGIMQASKQLHGYGNGYRLCPENNCLFVCWNDKPLFSVSAWTVQKMNNMVM; from the coding sequence ATGAATGGGGAAGATAGGGATAAATACCTGGCCCGTATTCTTAATGCATGTGCCAAGTTTATTGAATCAGGAAGCATCATGAATGCAGATACTGGACTGGACTATATTGCTCACATTGCATCCCCTTATGGTGATGCAATGCAAAGGGTAGCCACCTATGTTAGTGAGGGTTTAGCTTTCCAAGTTCTGAAAAATTTGCAGGGAGTACCTAAAGCTGTCAATTTGTCAAAGACAATGTCAACCTCGGAAGAACAACTTGTCAAGAAGACATTCTATGACCTGTATCCATTTTTAAAGACTGCATATGTAATCACAAGTCATGCCATTGCTGAAGCTGTTGAAGGAGAAGAAGTGATCCATGTCATTGATCTCTGTGCATCTGATGCTGCTCAGTGGATTTATCTTATGCATAGATTAAAAGAAAGCCTGAGGAGCCCCTCAGTTCTGAAAATCACAGGCATACATGAGAAGAGGGAAATTCTAGAGCAAGTGGACACTCAACTAAGAGTAGAAGCTAAAAGTTTAAACTTCAAACTCGAATTCAATGCTATTGTAAGCAGTTTGGAGAATCTCGACCTTGAAGAATTGCCTGTGCAGAAAGGAGAGGCTCTTGCAATCAGCTCAGTGCTTCAGCTGCACACTCTTCTGGCCACTGATGATGCAGTGGTCTGCATCAGGAGCTCGCAGGAAGAACCAATGCATCAAAGGACATTTGCTGAGATGCTTGGGAAACAAAAGACCTACCCCAGTTCTGAATCATCGTTGTTACAACTTCCTCTGTGTTCTACTTCAACCAAGATGATGCACTTTCTAAAGGGCCTGTGGAAACTCCAACCTAGAGTGATGGTGGTTACTGAACAAGAATCCAATGTGAATGGCTCTTTGACAGAAAGGGTTGACAAAGCATTGGACTTTTACGGTGCATTGTTCAACTGTTTGGAATCAACTGTTTCAACAACACTAGTACAGAGAAACATCATGGAAAGGACTCTACTGGGGCAAGAAATAAAGAACATTGTTGCAGGTGAAGGAGTTGAGAGAAAGGAGAGGCATGAGAAACTTGAGACTTGGATCCCAAAGCTAGAAATGGCCGGGTTTGGGAAGAGACATATCAGCCATCATGGGATCATGCAAGCATCAAAACAGTTGCATGGATATGGAAATGGATACAGACTCTGTCCAGAGAATAATTGTTTGTTTGTATGCTGGAATGATAAACCTCTCTTTTCTGTGTCAGCATGGACAGTTCAGAAGATGAATAACATGGTTATGTAA
- the LOC114173140 gene encoding scarecrow-like protein 3 produces the protein MDSGSPCQWLRELRLDSQGLNPISLLIDCAKCVASGSIKNADIGLEYISQISSPDGNAVQRMVSYFSVALAHRIIKHLPGVYKSISPSKTSLSQDDILAEKCFYELCPFLKFSYLITNQAIVEAMECEKVVHIIDLHCCEPAQWIDLLLTFKNRRGGPPHLKITGINESKEVLEQVNFHVTSEAGKLDFPLQFYPVVSKVEDVDFEKLPVKTGDAVAITSVLQLHLLLSTDDDMGGRISPAVAAASMNLQRAVHLGQRTFAEWLERDMINAYILSPDSALSPLSFGASPKMGNLLKAMRKLNPKLLVVTEQESNMNGSNLMERVDRALYFYSALFDCLDSTVMRTSVERQKLERMLFGEQIKNIIACEGVERKERHEKLEKWIPRLEMAGFVKVPLSYNGRIEAKNLLQRYSNKYKFREENDCLLVCWSDRPLFSVSAWSFRR, from the exons ATGGACTCag GTTCACCATGCCAGTGGTTGAGGGAGTTGAGATTGGATTCCCAGGGATTAAATCCAATAAGCCTTCTTATTGACTGTGCCAAATGTGTTGCATCAGGAAGCATCAAGAATGCAGATATTGGGCTTGAGTACATATCTCAGATTTCATCTCCTGATGGCAATGCAGTGCAAAGAATGGTGAGTTATTTCAGTGTAGCACTTGCACACAGGATAATAAAACATTTACCAGGTGTGTATAAATCTATCAGTCCCTCAAAAACATCACTCTCTCAAGACGATATCCTTGCTGAGAAATGCTTCTACGAGCTGTGTCCCTTTTTGAAGTTCTCATACCTCATCACAAACCAAGCCATTGTGGAGGCAATGGAATGTGAAAAAGTGGTTCACATCATTGATCTTCATTGTTGTGAGCCAGCTCAATGGATAGATCTTCTACTCACTTTCAAAAACCGTCGTGGAGGTCCACCCCATCTGAAAATCACAGGCATCAATGAATCGAAAGAAGTGTTGGAGCAGGTGAACTTTCATGTGACATCAGAAGCTGGGAAGTTGGATTTTCCTTTGCAGTTCTACCCAGTTGTTAGCAAAGTGGAAGATGTTGACTTTGAGAAGTTACCTGTTAAAACTGGAGATGCAGTTGCAATAACTTCTGTTCTTCAGCTGCATCTGCTTCTTTCCACTGATGATGACATGGGTGGAAGAATCTCACCAGCAGTGGCAGCAGCATCCATGAATCTGCAGAGAGCAGTGCATTTGGGCCAAAGGACTTTTGCAGAGTGGCTTGAGAGAGATATGATCAATGCATATATATTGAGTCCTGATTCTGCATTGTCGCCTCTTTCCTTTGGTGCCTCACCTAAGATGGGGAATCTTCTGAAGGCCATGAGAAAGCTGAATCCAAAACTTTTAGTGGTGACTGAGCAAGAATCAAATATGAATGGATCAAATTTGATGGAGAGAGTTGATAGAGCATTGTACTTTTACAGTGCATTGTTTGACTGCTTGGACTCCACTGTGATGAGAACTTCAGTTGAGAGGCAAAAACTTGAGAGGATGCTTTTTGGAGAGcagataaaaaatatcattgctTGTGAGGGAGTTGAGAGAAAGGAAAGACATGAGAAACTTGAAAAATGGATTCCAAGGCTTGAAATGGCTGGTTTTGTGAAGGTGCCATTGAGCTACAATGGGAGGATTGAAGCAAAGAATCTGTTGCAGAGATATagtaataaatacaaatttagagAAGAGAATGATTGTTTGCTTGTTTGCTGGAGCGATAGACCATTGTTTTCAGTATCTGCTTGGAGTTTTAGGAGATGA